ttccaaattagctggaccgtctgggggtggagtcgccattcgccgggggcgcagctcggaagcgcgtaccactgtattgagcgatcccgggatgtaaatggcacgaagggacctcagatgcttctgactccaaaggaggagatgacgagcgagatgcgacaggtgacgagagcgcaaaaccgccttaacggtaaataacgcaacagtcgcaaagttatcggtgtcgacaaatacatccttccctcgcatctccatagcggagcgtacaagtcccagatatacagcgcaccgctcgcggcagttggggtgctatgcacaccccagactgcaggcccgtcatacgtggctgaacatcccgtgcttagggcatcgcatgctacagaatgccaggagacccctcagaggcatatcttgctatcagaaatgctgggtctactacggggaaatttaaatgacacgcaggtgtagtgtttacacaatgtatgccggtgcgccacgctctcctcgagactcgatcgtaaagccaacgctgaagcggtctcatatgacgcagctcgaacagtgtcacggctgcagcatgctgtcatatgtccaggagcttctgaaattgtatcagagggaccgcgtacttccctcgaattaaaccgaggcaagtcagaactgactagttgcgcgctcttgtaaaacacgccaattagttgatcgagtctaattccatactgagaaaaaggatcctctgcacggggcaaagttgctctttcccagtcgacctgatgacttaaacgagcgagatgccgaagcattaactctctgtgttcgcgcacgtctgccaataACGGCTATttataagtcaacgtaaataagcagaatgcgaacaacgctctctctctgatattttaatgccgtgactaacactttcatggagacacggagagagagagacagctcgaatggtgtacttaatattaatatgcccaccccacgacgcagagcgaaaaaacggtctaaggcgaggggagatggacacaaaagtacacgtcttacaggtctaaagctgcaaccgatctgaatattgaaatacgagcctcggcgttatcatccaaaaaGACCACCTCCgtagagccggtgcgtaaatcaaatcgatcggaacccaccgcgtattttgggtactatgagataaaggctggaaaaaccctatcatcatatcatcatctcggtaagagggaccggctcgataatcctacgccagcaggacatcgacttatgcacgcagtacatgtgcatcggacactttcactatagtgaaaacgaaagcccgagaatttcggggttgtgccggtaattgtatttcgtaaccgaggcggatcgtgcgtaaaacccaacgaaacgggctgggaactgaagccaagcacccaggcaccgtacgaggagaattaacgacactaccaaagtacccgcggtggggcagcgaagcgagacaggtgagactgccggtgcgtctgccgtgacagcataagcatcacagtatgtgtgtgtgtgacactgacctgagcccgctgagggaaacggtcgtccggtctcctcagctgaggacgcagacaccgaaggggttgctggtgatccggtctcctgagtggagggctcggactcctcagaacacccgctggcgatagaggagaggtagggtgagctggtatgtgcccgctcacggctctctcgatcctctggagacctggagagggaagaggaatgcactctatgtgtggttaagtgggtaccggctaaaaaccggtggaacatatgcaaaccaagaattttccacccgaccctctatcgggggaaggagcgaatcaccgtctcctgaagagtgatcctctgccaatccgggtcgcccgcttactggccacttaaactcccgatttcacgggaagcggctaagcgggcggggcgagctgctgacgaccggttccaccgcgctgccgagatggggtccgaggaggggaacgaAGGTGGTCGCCGCAGcacgccgacggcgagaggcagactgaggagccggcgtggtggttttttaccaagggcagctctccttcgccgggCATGACCtaagagatcgcctcagtctgcgcagtggagctgtacgactccacggcctcgccgaagaggccggtctgtgagacaggagcattcaagaagttgttctcgcctgcgtccgttagccagacacagccaaaggtggcgatcttgaaccactgtggtgaacatcgcacgactgaaggtcgcggcttccctcgtaaatccttggtgaacctgtagcaacgttattgcgtgcagggctgaagccgcctctccgcatgcctgacagacagcgcccgtaaccggacgactgtctacaaacacgggagggaagggttgggtggtccctccaggaacgcagctgcatcgcaaccccccgctccactgaaggggtccccgcccttagcggctccCCTGGTGAGGGAgatgaggggtgaaagctgaagctgaacgaCCGGATGGCCgaaatcacgtcagctcttcgtgccgtcgggaagaaaggcacaggagcagaggactgagaggcccgagcagctccgaaataccaatcacgtgggcagtacggttcgggcggagaggggttaacctctccaactctaccgtttccgccgctcgagcgggcacggccgccatctccggaacgactccacttcggaggaaattggacacccctctgatgctgcagaagtgaacgggaccaggaggaggtccaatggatcggcagaaatcgtagaacacgactctgccgtctccaccggagcctcaaccggctgaggatgaaaggccggtaggtggaggacgtatcctccgtcctactcagcgtagtgatgcgaagagcgtcatgcgagcgcttgacagccgcaccatggcggtgtcagcactgcaaagacgcggacagcattcccgtagaaacgtcagtcgtctccgcaatccaagagggttatgctctcacagagagaacaaaaactccccacgagcgcagcctcagagtgcttgatgcccaagcatgaagacagcgctcgtgaccgaaactggaacccttatacctctcacatccaagatcgcacggacgaaaagcaatcctgaaagGACGccgatctccgaatatacgagagagtggctgtctttaaaaagacacagagctctcacgtatcactctttagggaaatcactctttaggtgctcagctgatgctgcgcacagggaaaggcaacgcacacactaaactcaaaacaaaaaatatgcagagcagtggaatactgcgagcgtccgctgtgttagtactgcttgtcaatcaacttcagcaaccgttcccagaagagcagagagtagcttctcagtcagataaagccggctttcgaagcgagaAAAGCTGGTTTCCTCACTTGCACgcgcgccttatatacgcacctggcggggcggcgccagcattatgcaaatatctcaatgccaagttcattggcgttttttgtagtattcgaagcagattggtctctctaagcgagttcccaattcgtcggtcacgacgtgacgtcgtagtgaccgactgaaagggaacacgcccctaccccaatagaatctggaccttctgttgatagacccgcctcacacatacgcaacccggatTTGATttgctataagtgtgttttggtagtcggcccgtctccttttccaacgcgtttttcaaacatcgtggactccgcctttaatgggcttggggttggcctacaaaaaaaGTCATCCCTTCCTGTCTATAAAGTTCAATAATGGTAATTACTGCAAAAATATATCATCCACTCTATTATTCATCTCTATTGTATTATTTATAGTTTTAATGGCCGTGTTTGCGGGAATAGATTTTATTCATTGATTTGGTAATAAAGTCAACATTCTTACTTCTGTATGTTTCATGGCTGTTGTAGGATTCAGGTGAGGAAACGTATGAGGATGTTGAAAGCAGCCGGTGAGAGCCAAACaagtcattattattattattgctcacACTCTTGCTTACATTAGAAgtgtttttcatttgtattaGAAAAAATAATTTAGTTATACTCTAACCACTGTTATTTTAAGTAATTGAGAATAAGTAAATCTAAACTCCActgatgaaaataaacactatcACCTCTATCTTTACAGGCCAGAACGTGACAAAGAACCAAGTGAGAAAATGAAAACAAGCAAATCGAAAGAAGTAAAGAAGAAAACTGATAAAGAAGAAAAGAAACGCTTGGAACAAGAGAGGAGAGAGAAGAAAGTTCAGGAGAAGAGAGAGCAAGAAGCCAGGAAGAAATTCAAAGTAATTATGAGGAGCTCATATCATGTAACATATCagttttaaaggtacagtttagctaaaaataaaaaataccccatgatttactcacccccaaccagttttgatgtgtgtgtatatataaacacatacaaTCTGAGTTATATTAGTAAATGTCCTGGCTGTTCcgagctttataatggtagtaaatggtgcttctgatttaaATCCCAAAGACTGACTGAGCGAGTGCGTTTCCAGACGTAGTGAAGATAAGACGAGAAATTATTAAACATTGCACTTTCACCCAAACTGCATTACATTACAAGATCTAATTTCATTTGAACAGATCTCAGAATAAAGGGCTCTCAGACTCAGTCAGGCTCACCGACGTTACATTAGATGTCCAAATATCAGTTGCGAAACCGATTGCTGTTTTGGGATTGGCTTGTAACTGGCTGTGTGTTTAATAAGTAGGGATGTGCAgggtgggtttatttatttatttatttattgtagtCATGGCGCCATTTGGAGATCTGACTGGTAAGCGTTACAAGTGCCGTCCACAGTAAAAACTGGGGCTGTGTTTGACATGGTGTTGCGCAGACCAACGGATCACTTTTCCGAGTATGTAATTCAATTAATGCTAGATAACATTAGATAAATCCGGTGCTTTTTCCACAGCTCAGAATCTGAATGTTGATAACCGGCCGGACTGGTAAGATCGATGCGTAATATTTTTCCTCTACAAAATTATTAACCACCTCAtaccatgtggattacttctgtgatggatggatggactttttgtggcttcaaatcagaagcaccatttactaccattataaagcttagaACAGCCCGGACATTTACTAATATAACTTAGATTGTGTGTTTTTCTGAATAAAGATAATCATATACATcgaggatggcttgagggtgagtaaataatggagtaattttcatatttggctgaactatccctttaactcaaTCCCCTCCAGCCTTTTCCTTAAAAGTTGCCCCgcaagcattttttgtgatttttcacaaaagttttacaaaatgccttccaacaaaattttcttctaaaaataaacatacaaatatatcaaatgaaagaacagatcctctcAGATGCTTTCGAACAAACAATaaccaaaaaacaaacaaacaaaacaggaaaaaaattaatcctttctatattttttttctctgcttataaactcttaaacatggatatttttcttttaaaatacaatttgttttagcaaaaagctgaaataattgcatttttgtgaagagaatttttgttagagatcatattcagaacgattatcaaaacatacagagagtttaaaattagtaaataacttttttgcttcagatttttaaaaattggGTAAATCACTGTATTACAGATAACATAAAAACTTatcaggaacatgttttttatgcaaatattttctcttaattgacgagatggtgaggaaagagttaacatgGTTTTTGTGGCAATGCCAATTTCACTTTTTATCATCTTATAGCACAATAAGAATCTCAAAACCACATCCGGCttatagttcaccccaaaatgattTGTCACTCAACAAGCCTTTTTGAAATTACCataacatttttgtgattattTCATCATGacccaacttttttttaaccaGGGTAGTAAAAGtattttactttaactttaatAAAACAGAGTTGCATTTGCATATTAACACAATTGCAAAAATAATATGGACATGCTtttgtaaaaacattatttgcaaTTTTTATGCATGGTTATACTGtaaacatacactcacctaaaggattattaggaacacctgttcaatttctcattaatgcaatggtgtaatggtgtgggggatgttttcttggcacacttttgagcattgtttctgaccatgtccatccctttatgaccaccatgtatgcattctctgatggctacttccagcaggataatgcaccatgtcacaaagctcaaatcattttaaattggtttcttgaacattacaatgagttcactgtactaaaatggcccccacagtcaccaaatctcaacccaatagagcatttttgggatttggtggaacgggagcttagtgccctggatgtgcatcccaaaatctccatcaactgcaagatgctatcctatcaatatgagccaacatttctaaagaatgctttcagcaccttgttgaatcaatgccatgtagaattaaggcagttctgaaggtgaaaggaggtcaaacacagtattagtatggtgttcctaataatcctttagttgAGTGTAGTTTGTAATTTAGtcgaaaactgacattgacatcACTGTCGTTTCTGTCCGGACAGATCGAAGGTCCGATTGTTGTTCTTACAACAGTGAAGGCAAAATTGGACCGCAAGGCCGGTAAGAACAAACTTCAACTGAAGCAGGGCGAGACCGTCGAGATCGTCCGCAAGACGGGAAACCCAAAAAACTACTGGCTCGCCAGAAATAGAGAAGGCAACTGTGAGTTTGTCCGCCACATATCAGTGTTTATATGGAGTCTGAGTAATATTAATCATGTGAAATACATCATGTGTagtgttgttattattattgcagTAATTAATTACAGTAACATGTTATAGTGTCCTTGTGTGGTTTAGGGTTGATTCCATCTCATTATGCATAATTTACTGCTACTATTACTATAATAACTATGTGTAATCTATTACAAAGACACTAAAAAAACGTGTTACCCATGCTATGTTTGTTGTGTGACATAGACATGAAAATCTTTATAATGCTAAACTAGACCTTATTTTGCTTATACAAAGTGACCCAAATTAAATTTGTGAATATCACAGAGTTATTTTAGATTAAAATAGTATAAGCAAGctcaatatatttattatatttaataatctATTTATGAATTTCCAAGTCATTTTTTTCCATGTAGTGTATGTATACATAACACTTCATATATTGTACAGTTCATTATATTTCCtatgttttatttacagttcTTACTAATATGTGACAAAGTGCAAATCGCTGAACAGCAGCATCGGTTATAAAGTTTAATAGCTACGTGCAAGTTCCTTTTTGTTTGTCTCTCTTTAACTAGCTACGGTCAGATGCTATTTTAACTTTGTTTCTGTTGTGTGTGGGTTTCCTATAGATGGTTTTGTAAAGCCTGATGCAGTAGACGATTGTACTGCGATAAACACATTGAATGTCAACTATGATATGGAGGCAGATGATAAGTAAGAATCTGGACACATCTTTAGATTATACATTTGAATCTTGATTCTTTAATAGCTTCATTAAATAACATCTCTAAATCCTCTTTTCAGTCTGCCAGCTGGTAAGACACTATCATTTTATTATATACACATGGAATTGACATTACAAATTATTGCcagtcaaatttattttttcactTATTCATGTTTTGACTCCTAACATCAGTTGAAGGCGATGCTGACGTATATGAATGTCCAGAAGAATTTCAGGAAGATTTCGGGTGAATATCGTTTAAGTAATAAAAACCTTTCACACATCATTTAAATGTTTACTTATCTGTTACATCTCCACTTTACCATGGTTTAGCTGCTTCCCTCCTCCACCACCTCCGGATGACTTTGAATGTAATAATGATGGTGAGTATAATTCATTGTTGTTTATAgatcaactggtagagcattgtgttagaaAGCGCAAAAGGTTATAGGTTTGAGCCCCAAGGAAAACATGTTTGGATTAACTCCTTCCCCGCCATTgaagagttatctcgtcaattaagagaaaacattagcgtaaaaacatgttcctgataaatttttatgttaatctgcaatacagtgatatccactagatggcgcacttacccaattgatgaaaaaactgaagccaaaatgttattcactaattttactgtagtaaaatatatatgcatcagggaaaataagtatttgacacatcagcatttttatcaataAGGGATaagatttctaagtgggctattgacacaaaatttccaccagatgtagccctCAAGCCAagtattgaattcatacaaagaaatcagatcatttaagtatacaagttgagtcataataaataaagtgaagtgCTGAttggcaacttttcaaaaaatggctggcagggaatgagttaaattaTACTGTGCGTCTTACTGtgaaatgtactgtatgttgctttggataaaagtgtagGATATGCAGATGTAAAATCAGTTTCAAATCTGGGGCATGGAGGcaaatttaaaacaatgtaataaTGAGCATGCAAATGTATAGAATgaggtttatttatttttaccatatgtgaccctggaccacaaaataagtcataagggtacattttttttattgagatgTATGAATCACCTataagttgaataaataagctttttattGATGTGTGTTTTGTTAGAAAAATGACAATATTTGcatgagatacaactatttgaaaatctggaatctgcaaatcatctttaaagttgtcaaaattaaattactaagtaaaataataaatacatttttgatatactgtatttacaatgacttttggctttaaaaaaagtgtcattttgaccatacaatgtattgttggctttttctacaaatatacccatatGCTGGTTTTATGGACCTGTGTCACAGTATTGTCCAGTAGATCAATACatctgtttaaaatataattacttggtttatgatttaatatttaatcattatttttgcGATGctgttctgtttatttttgtgtaaagcTGCTTCGAAACAATgtaacattgtaaaaagtgctaataaatacattttgattaaTTGATTGAACTATCAATCggttgattgattgattgattgattgattgattggttaaatgatttattgattAATAGGTTTCACGGGTGATATTGTGAGTTCAACAGACCTCCATCCTCCAATATCTCCTGAACGGTAAGATCATGTATGCAACAAAGATGAATGGCAGATAAAGTACAGTTAGTAAATTATTAATGAAAGTGTTGCATtatgtgtcatcatttacatgTGTCAGTCCCTAAAATGTTAACCCAAACATTATTCTTTGGGTGCTATTTTTGTGAAGTTTTTGGTTTATGACCCTTGAtaaattgtatattaaaatggatagtttacccaaaaatgaaaattctgtcatcattaacccACCCttttgttgttacaaacctgtatacattttttttgttctgatgaacacaaaggaagatttttttttaagcaataattgtaaccaaaccattttttagcaccattgacttccatggtgTTTCTAGCTTGATTACTAAAATTCAGCAGAAAGATGTcagaattaaaatttttgggtgaactatacctttaagcaCAGCTTTAATATCATATCAATCCAGGACGGAAAATACATCATGTCTGTCCATTTAATCTGATTTGTGTCAAATTtcaaaaagagaaagagaaacatcacttgagaaaatgtaaaaatatatttttttctctcgtTTACTCCAGTATTCCAAGATTCAGATCGAGAAGCGAGAAGGATGATATCCACACGAAAAACAGATTTGAGAAGGAAGAAAAAGAATTTAGAAAGAAATTTAAGGTATGGTacttttttaagacatttttgtgatgctggaccacaaaccagtcataagtcgcaagggtatagaaaaatacaaaaaaaaatcattcagaTGTTTAAGATTATGtttaataaagatattttgtaaatttcttacagtaaatacactgaaaaaaaatatttatttaatttactcaCATTTTTAAGATAAGTGGTCgctatcaatttatttaagttacatttaaaaaaacttttgtgtaaatgtagcttaaataaattgaaccacttacctttaaaaaaatgtgtaaattgaatgaataattttttttcagtgtataaaaaatgtatttatcattagtaatatgtgttgctaaggactttataTGGACATTTTTAAAGTCGATTTTATCAATATTGAGATTTTTTTCactctcagattccagattttcaaatagttgtatctcggccaaatattgtcctatcctaacaaaccacacatcaatggaaagcatatttgatcagcggtcaaatgaaaatgttgataaaAAGTTGATccgtacactgaaaaaattcttttcaaaaaaaattcttggtatttttgtcttgttttcagtaaaaatatctaaagattcttaaattgagatgctttttcttgatgggcGGAACGACCCGGgataataagtctagtttttagacaaagtgaatttgtgcattaaacaagcaaaaaatctgccaatggggtaagcaaaaaaatcttgaaaattttcttaaaccctaaattcaagaaaaattcatgacaaatttgcttaccccatttttttgcttgttttatgcacaaaatcacttaaatttatttatttttggtttaaaaactagacttattttcttgtgtcgttttgctcatcaagaaatagcattttaatttaagaatttttagatatttttactgaaaacaagacaaaaatactaataattttttttcttgaaaataaaatcaagatgtattttcttgatgagcacaatgacctaaaaaaagtctagttttttgttgtggttttgtgtttgttcatTATTTAGTTTGAATCTGAAAATGGTTCTCTTTTCCTGCAGTATAAAGGAGAAATTACAGTGTTGTATCAAGCCACTGTTATACCATCAGTGAATACAAAGAAATTTGGTAATAAAGACTTGGTGGTCAAGCCTGGAGAGATCATAGATGTAATTACTCCTCCAGAAGGTAACAAAGTCATCTGTCGAAACAGCGAAGGGAAATGTAAGTTGTGCACACTTTCACACACTTTGTTGACCCATGACATTTCTTTAGCCATTAGAGATGAACTGTGAAACAAACTTCTATAGGTTTAAGTTTTAAAGGTGTGGAAAAAGTGCGAACAGCAGGACAGAAAAAAATACGATTGCTATTTACTCAAAGTCTATTTCTCTCTTTCAGTTGGTTATGTGTCCACTGCTAATATAGAAGAGTAAGTGCAGCTTTTCTCATCTGTAGACTGTAGAGATGTTTCTTTTAGATGCTTTTAGACTCATTCTGCTATCCTAAATAACTTATTTTGTCTCTTGCTTCCCTAAGGGACTGTCCTGTTTATGATGATCTTGGAGAAGGTAAGGTTAAACATGCTTTGTTAATGAATTATGTGAATGTTGTTTTTGTACAGTTGTGTCCCGAAGTGTTGTCCGGAGGGCATATTTGCTTTTAACCCCTTAACTGTCCCACATGTGGACCCAAATTGTTTATCTAACTATTAAACCGATAATAACACATTCTTAAACTAAAATAATCATGACACACGTtatatctttggaaagctctaagaatgtagttttcatttgtcaaagcCATGTAGTgtcattttgttaaatgtcactGACCCCACCGAAATACATTATAATtgattataccacgggtctgttgaatgctgtattctgattggctgagaaatgttccgtgggtatgctttaatttctgataaccgcacacctaacttgtcaaatgtcttaaaaataggcaccagagcaatgtttgtggtatccgtggtataagaggaataactGAATCCGATccttttaattatttgaaaataatgcacactctgcttcgcgtcgtgccgcattgcaccttgggtgtgcattattttcttataattcaattattccttacttatataACAATTGTAgtgttcatattttaaaacccttttgcactaataataataataataataatgcagtgacaaaccaatgacacctagtggccattGTTGGTAAATCACCTtagtttttgtgattttaaagggggcatatcatgatttccatgtttaagtgttataattgggtccccagtgcatctttcaacttagaaaatgtgaaaagatcaacccagtaacttagttttgataaaccattctctgcaagcatgtgaaaaatagctaattgaaatgtggcttcccttgtgatgtcagaaggggataataccaccccttaatctgcactatccaactacggcactgccatttagtgcagaaatcaactcatttgcatttaaaaggacacaccccaaaacggcacatttttgctcacacctacaaagcggcaatttaatatgcaataataaataatctatatgatattttgagctagaaatTCACACACCTACtcttgggacaccaaagatttatttaacatttttaaaaatgtcccctttaacttgaaatttggatcaaaACTAGTTGAGACTTAtgactttattttttacaattttggtTTGaaacctttttcttttttattgattttcaatataaaatgtatactttataGCGTTATTTTTGTTTAGTAAAATGAACTTGgtataacaatttttttatataatattaacaacttttcaaacctctcaatTTTGCTTAAAAAGCTAGGGTAAGCTTTACGCATGTGTGTAATTTTTGCAAAGCCTAATTAAATTCTTCTTAAAGCTGAGTTTCAGTGTGTACGCCAAGCATAACTACACGATACTCATGCAACATGTTTAATATGTCTTTCATAATATATTTGAATAATTCTCCAAAATTGCACATCAATTTTGGCCACTACTGTACTTGACTTTTATTTCTACAATTTATGTTtgctttgtcttttttgttACAGAGTGTATCTACGACAATGACTAAGCAAGCAAGGATAAACATACCTAGCGTGTTTAAACCCTACAGAAACATCATGTGCCATTTGTGTCCATGCAGTCAACTGTGTAACCCGGAGGAAACAATTTTTTACCTtttgtattgttatttttatttatattttcatgtgTAATGTGGGCATGACCCAGTAAGGGTTACAGGgcaattccatgcaaatgtcaaccttattatgaaaagtaatgtttttataaataccTATGCAAAATCtctgttaaagtttttaaaggattttttacaattattttcCATAGTTAAGAAAGTGTACATTTTAgaattgtcacatccataatgaAGAAATGCCACATACATATCTCTGCTTATTAATtcctaaaaaattaaataaaataa
The sequence above is drawn from the Misgurnus anguillicaudatus chromosome 22, ASM2758022v2, whole genome shotgun sequence genome and encodes:
- the fyb1a gene encoding FYN-binding protein 1, with the protein product MAGIKHLGLPRPLVSQKPGPHEDKNTFVQLQGASVPKIRPLPNVFALGKCPAKPARPPHVNCDVFRQNVSNNTELFPPPPPEDLPITSVTPPPPANFTFLPPPPPMDQLLDDQYDDVGLMNTTSSQDKSSNDFQDSGEETYEDVESSRPERDKEPSEKMKTSKSKEVKKKTDKEEKKRLEQERREKKVQEKREQEARKKFKIEGPIVVLTTVKAKLDRKAGKNKLQLKQGETVEIVRKTGNPKNYWLARNREGNYGFVKPDAVDDCTAINTLNVNYDMEADDK
- the LOC141358902 gene encoding PML-RARA-regulated adapter molecule 1, producing the protein MELTLQIIAIEGDADVYECPEEFQEDFGCFPPPPPPDDFECNNDGFTGDIVSSTDLHPPISPERIPRFRSRSEKDDIHTKNRFEKEEKEFRKKFKYKGEITVLYQATVIPSVNTKKFGNKDLVVKPGEIIDVITPPEGNKVICRNSEGKFGYVSTANIEEDCPVYDDLGEECIYDND